Proteins encoded by one window of Arachis ipaensis cultivar K30076 chromosome B04, Araip1.1, whole genome shotgun sequence:
- the LOC107639735 gene encoding probable LRR receptor-like serine/threonine-protein kinase At1g06840, with amino-acid sequence MLCTPKREAMSTTNMGTMIPNWRRIYGYVLALSFCYLISTTVAQSTHPSEVNALLQIKKSLIDPLNHLWNWNKGDPCTSNWNGVLCPLNVGADGHFHVKELYLMTMNLSGNLTPQLDQLSQLEIMNFMWNNITGSIPREIGNITSLRLLLLNGNALSGNLPYELGNLQNLNRFQVDQNQLSGPIPPSFANLSSVKHIHMNNNSFSGQIPPKLSNLSNLLHLLLDTNNLSGYLPPEFSMLPQLRILQLDNNHFTGSRVPSSYANLSRLAKLSLRNCSLLGEVPDLSSIPQLYYLDLSWNNLTGPIPSKKLAENMTTIDLSNNNLNGSIPGYFSELPSLQRLSLENNNFSGSISAKIWQKMTLTTNAKLTIDLRNNSLSRILGDPSPPPNVTLRLGGNPICKSSQTSGILAKQCGFEGEEEDNHLTNSTTTCPPQACSVNDFFEYVPDSPIPCFCASPLRIGYRLKSPSFSFFPPYKASFRSYVTHALNLDFYQLSIDSYSWEEEETRLRMYLKLFPEASYSHNEFNSSEVYRMRSIFSSWNFGGSDFYGPYELLNFTLEGPYAYLITKSEKSKSSRLEIIFAVVAAVAVVIAISAIVTLIIVRRDIKNQDRFSRRRRSSSIPIKIDGVKEFTFKEMVLATDSFSSSNQVGRGGYGTVYKGTLPDETIVAIKRAQEDSLQGTREFLNEIELLSRLHHRNLVSLIGYCDQEGEQMLVYEFMPNGTLRDWLSGTKGNLTFGMRLRIAIGSAKGILYLHTEANPPIFHRDIKASNILLDSKMIVKVADFGLSRLAPQLDEGNEPKYVSTVVKGTPGYLDPEYLLTHKLTDKSDVYSLGVVFMELLTGMQPISHGKNIVREVNMAYNSGMIFSIIDSKMGSYPSDCVERFSTLAINCCHDVTQKRPAMLDVVRELENIAAMLPGTETSFSNIISHNDSSVQSSSSSSFMPSKDHQGSSSASEICLVSGPISTILPR; translated from the exons ATGCTTTGCACCCCTAAAAGAGAAGCGATGAGCACAACCAACATGG GTACTATGATTCCAAATTGGAGAAGGATATATGGATATGTTTTGGCTCTTTCATTTTGTTATTTAATTTCCACAACAGTGGCACAGAGCACACACCCCTCAGAAG TGAATGCATTGTTACAAATCAAGAAAAGTTTGATTGATCCCTTAAACCATTTGTGGAACTGGAACAAAGGTGATCCATGTACATCAAATTGGAATGGTGTCTTGTGTCCTCTAAATGTTGGGGCTGATGGTCATTTCCATGTCAAAGAGCT CTACTTAATGACTATGAATCTCTCTGGAAATTTGACACCCCAACTTGATCAGCTATCTCAACTAGAGATAAT GAACTTCATGTGGAATAACATAACAGGAAGTATACCCAGGGAGATAGGAAATATCACATCATTGAGACTCTT GCTCCTGAATGGAAATGCACTATCAGGTAATTTACCATATGAGCTTGGCAATCTTCAAAATCTAAACAGATTTCAAGTTGATCAAAACCAACTCTCCGGTCCAATACCGCCTTCATTCGCCAACTTGAGCTCTGTCAAGCACAT CCACATGAACAACAACTCATTTAGTGGTCAAATTCCTCCCAAACTTTCAAACCTATCCAACCTTCTTCACTT GCTTCTGGATACCAATAATTTATCTGGCTATCTTCCACCAGAATTCTCCATGTTACCCCAGCTGCGGATACT CCAActtgataacaatcacttcacagGGAGCAGAGTTCCTTCTTCCTATGCAAACTTATCTAGACTAGCAAAATT AAGTCTCAGAAACTGCAGTTTGCTAGGAGAAGTACCTGATCTCAGTTCAATACCACAGCTTTACTATCT AGATCTTAGCTGGAACAATCTTACTGGACCGATACCATCAAAAAAACTTGCTGAAAATATGACTACCAT TGATCTTTCTAATAATAATCTGAATGGATCAATTCCTGGATACTTCTCAGAGCTACCTTCTCTTCAAAGACT GTCTCTTGAGAACAACAACTTTTCAGGATCAATCTCTGCTAAGATATGGCAGAAGATGACTCTCACTACTAATGCTAAATTAACAAT CGACCTACGAAACAACTCACTTTCAAGAATTTTGGGAGATCCGAGTCCTCCGCCCAACGTCACCTTAAG GCTTGGAGGAAATCCTATATGTAAGAGTTCTCAAACTAGTGGAATATTGGCCAAACAATGTGGatttgaaggagaagaagaagacaatCACTTAACAAATTCAACAACTACATGTCCCCCTCAAGCTTGTTCAGTGAATGATTTCTTTGAATATGTCCCAGATTCACCTATTCCTTGCTTTTGTGCATCACCTCTTAGAATTGGATACCGGCTGAAAAGCCCGAGTTTTTCTTTCTTCCCACCATACAAAGCTTCATTTAGATCATATGTTACCCATGCTTTGAACTTGGACTTCTATCAGCTATCAATAGATTCATATTCttgggaagaagaagaaactcGTCTTAGGATGTATTTGAAACTCTTTCCTGAGGCTAGTTATTCACACAATGAGTTCAATTCATCCGAGGTCTATCGAATGCGAAGCATATTCTCGTCGTGGAATTTTGGTGGAAGTGATTTTTATGGGCCATATGAACTTTTGAATTTCACCCTTGAAGGACCTTATGCATATT TAATTACAAAATCAGAAAAGAGCAAAAGTAGTAGATTGGAAATCATTTTTGCTGTAGTAGCAGCTGTGGCAGTTGTTATAGCAATCTCAGCAATAGTCACTCTCATTATTGTAAGAAGAGATATCAAAAACCAGGACAGATTTTCGAGAAGACGTCGCT CCTCTAGTATTCCTATCAAAATAGATGGTGTAAAAGAATTCACTTTCAAAGAAATGGTTCTTGCCACTGATAGTTTTAGCAGTTCGAATCAAGTCGGCCGAGGAGGTTATGGAACCGTTTATAAAGGCACTCTACCTGATGAAACAATTGTTGCCATAAAGAGAGCACAAGAAGATTCCCTACAAGGAACAAGGGAATTCTTGAATGAGATTGAACTACTATCGAGGTTACATCATCGAAATCTAGTCTCCTTGATTGGATATTGTGATCAAGAAGGGGAGCAG ATGCTTGTTTATGAATTTATGCCTAATGGCACCTTACGCGATTGGCTTTCAG GCACAAAGGGAAACTTAACATTTGGTATGAGATTGCGCATCGCGATTGGTTCGGCCAAAGGAATACTATATCTGCATACTGAGGCGAATCCTCCGATATTCCATCGAGATATCAAAGCATCAAACATACTCCTAGACTCCAAGATGATTGTTAAAGTAGCAGATTTTGGACTGTCGCGGCTTGCACCACAACTAGATGAAGGGAATGAACCTAAATATGTGTCAACAGTTGTGAAGGGAACACCA GGTTATCTGGATCCAGAGTACTTGTTAACTCATAAATTGACAGATAAGAGCGATGTCTATAGTCTTGGAGTTGTGTTTATGGAGCTTTTGACTGGCATGCAGCCAATATCACATGGGAAAAACATTGTTCGCGAG GTGAATATGGCTTATAATTCAGGCATGATATTTTCCATCATAGACAGTAAGATGGGTTCCTACCCCTCAGATTgtgttgagagattctcaactctGGCCATAAATTGTTGCCATGATGTTACTCAGAAGAGACCAGCAATGCTTGATGTGGTGAGGGAGCTCGAAAACATCGCCGCAATGCTGCCGGGAACAGAAACTTCTTTCTCAAATATCATTTCCCATAATGACAGTTCAGtgcaatcatcatcatcatcatcattcatgcCAAGTAAGGACCATCAAGGATCTTCATCTGCTTCAGAAATTTGCCTTGTTAGTGGTCCCATTTCAACAATACTTCCACGTTGA
- the LOC107636968 gene encoding LOW QUALITY PROTEIN: peptidyl-prolyl cis-trans isomerase CYP65-like (The sequence of the model RefSeq protein was modified relative to this genomic sequence to represent the inferred CDS: inserted 2 bases in 1 codon; substituted 1 base at 1 genomic stop codon), producing MWGVIYNILHRTPFKQLPFCCCALTFTPLEYPVCTTDGSIFDVNVSYCKPSQVNIIPYNKYGXHPITGAPLKXIIPLTFNKNSEGLSLEGFCRRTLSLTFTALKHVELHRE from the exons ATGTGGGGTGTAATCTATAAT ATTCTTCATCGCACCCCCTTCAAGCAACTTCCTTTCTGTTGCTGCGC GCTTACATTTACTCCGCTTGAATATCCGGTGTGCACAACTGATGGGAGTATTTTCGATGTTAATGTCAGTTACTGTAAGCCATCACAAGT GAACATAATCCCGTATAATAAATATGGGTAACACCCCATCACTGGAGCTCCCCTCAA TATCATTCCACTAACTTTCAACAAGAATTCTGAAGGTTTGTCTTTGGAAGGTTTTTGTCGTCGCACACTCTCTCTCACTTTCACTGCATTAAAGCACGTTGAGTTGCACCGGGAATAA
- the LOC107636969 gene encoding protein SHORT INTERNODES-like — translation MKTFSPSDTFYWYKNEDVSSYRGGLELWNHHHHHHQPEHNLIPQTRPLFHQNFYSSATALGVGPTTVSDDQSPSRSAFLVTASAVGSGAGSGAESGAGKISCQDCGNQVKKDCPHMRCRTCCKSRGFDCQTHVKSTSVPTFKCRERQQQLASIQQQQLLAADVLKRQRDHV, via the coding sequence ATGAAGACGTTTTCTCCCTCCGACACCTTTTACTGGTACAAGAATGAAGACGTTTCCTCGTACCGAGGTGGCTTGGAGCTGTggaaccatcatcatcatcatcaccaaccGGAACACAATCTCATACCTCAAACAAGGCCTCTCTTCCACCAAAATTTTTACAGTTCCGCGACTGCTCTAGGAGTGGGTCCAACCACCGTGTCCGACGATCAGTCACCCTCGAGATCGGCCTTCCTGGTGACGGCGTCGGCCGTGGGGAGCGGAGCAGGAAGTGGAGCAGAAAGTGGAGCAGGTAAGATTAGCTGCCAGGACTGTGGGAACCAGGTGAAAAAGGATTGCCCTCACATGCGGTGCAGGACATGCTGCAAGAGTCGTGGCTTCGATTGCCAAACCCATGTCAAGAGCACTTCGGTTCCCACTTTCAAGTGCCGCGAGAGGCAGCAGCAACTCGCCTCTATCCAACAACAACAGCTTCTTGCTGCTGATGTTCTCAAGCGCCAAAGAGATCATGTCTAG
- the LOC107639736 gene encoding putative zinc transporter At3g08650 isoform X3 — MLRMAPNLKLRLCVTLLFLVLSVLLFGISNAESEGVSQIVRSAPDKDVGANVFDGTGVEGSFKFEDGNTMKTNRKGGNNRVSISTVALFTLAMAAATGLGAVPFFFVELDPQWAGLCNGMAAGVMLAASFDLIQEGQEFGAGNWVVTGILSGGIFIWLCKKFLEQYGDVSMLDLKGADAAKVVLVIGIMTLHSFGEGSGVGVSFAGSKGFSQGLLVTLAIAVHNIPEGLAVSMVLASRGVSPQNAMLWSVITSLPQPIVAVPSFICADAFSKFLPFCTGFAAGCMIWMVVAEVLPDAFKEASASQVASAATLSVAFMEALSTLFQNFTHDYNSEDASGFFVSLLFGLGPLLGGVILVAFALAFHLQHALLMGTGCGIAFVLGAWRPMQLILSLKLGLIPIMLLLAMGAALVHFISSSVLKMASKKTSGGDLPTLTGFPLSVHTLQSFISCGTVAFHALAEGLALGVAAPKAYGLGRHMVLPVSLHGLPRGAAVASCIFGATDSWHGSLASAAIIGFMGPISAIGAILTGIDYSGLDHIMVLACGGLFPSFVTIVKRALSLDKRKSTCGLILGMGFATLCLTFTRLVCLHTPYCNSAPEAVR; from the exons ATGTTGCGCATGGCTCCAAATCTAAAGCTTAGGTTATGTGTTACCTTGTTGTTTTTAGTCTTAAGTGTTCTTCTGTTTGGCATTTCAAACGCGGAATCTGAAGGAGTTTCACAAATAGTCAGATCTGCCCCGGATAAGGATGTAGGAGCCAATGTATTTGATGGAACTGGTGTAGAGGGTTCCTTTAAGTTTGAGGATGGTAATACTATGAAGACTAATAGGAAGGGTGGAAATAATAGAGTTTCTATTTCTACGGTCGCATTATTTACATTGGCGATGGCAGCTGCCACTGGTTTAGGTGCTGTGCCCTTCTTCTTTGTGGAGCTTGATCCGCAGTGGGCTGGATTGTGCAATGGAATGGCTGCAGGTGTCATGTTGGCTGCAAGCTTTGACCTCATACAGGAAGGGCAGGAATTTGGTGCGGGAAATTGGGTTGTCACTGGGATTCTATCTGGTGGAATCTTTATTTGGCTATGCAAGAAG TTTCTTGAGCAATATGGGGATGTAAGCATGCTGGATTTAAAAGGTGCAGATGCAGCTAAAGTTGTTCTTGTGATTGGAATAATGACTCTCCATTCTTTTGGGGAGGGATCTGGGGTTGGCGTCTCTTTTGCTGGCTCAAAGGGTTTTTCTCAAGGCCTGTTGGTAACTTTGGCTATTGCTGTCCACAACATCCCAGAGGGATTAGCGGTGAGCATGGTGCTGGCATCAAGGGGTGTCTCTCCACAAAATGCTATGTTGTGGAGTGTAATCACTTCTTTACCTCAG CCAATTGTAGCTGTTCCTTCATTTATTTGTGCTGATGCATTCAGCAAGTTCCTTCCTTTTTGTACGGGATTTGCTGCTGGATGCATGATTTGGATGGTTGTTGCAGAAGTTCTTCCTGATGCATTCAAG GAAGCCTCAGCTTCACAGGTTGCATCGGCGGCAACCCTTTCTGTAGCATTCATGGAAGCTCTCAGCACCTTATTTCAGAATTTCACTCATGACTACAA CTCTGAGGATGCTTCTGGCTTCTTTGTCTCACTACTTTTTGGCCTGGGGCCATTACTTGGTGGAGTTATCCTGGTTGCATTTGCTCTTGCATTTCATCTCCAGCATGCTCTCCTTATGGGCACGGGTTGTGGCATTGCCTTTGTTCTTGGAGCCTGGCGACCAATGCAGCTTATTTTGTCTTTGAAATTAGGACTTATTCCCATTATGTTACTCCTTGCAATGGGGGCTGCATTGGTCCATTTTATCTCCTCAAGTGTATTGAAGATGGCATCTAAAAAGACCTCGGGTGGTGACTTGCCTACACTTACAGGTTTTCCACTTAGTGTTCACACCCTTCAATCATTCATATCATGCGGCACAGTCGCTTTTCACGCATTAGCAGAAGGACTAGCATTGGGAGTGGCTGCACCAAAAGCATACGGACTTGGTCGTCACATGGTCCTTCCGGTCTCCCTACATGGGCTCCCTCGAGGCGCAGCTGTGGCTAGCTGCATCTTCGGTGCCACAGATAGCTGGCATGGTTCCCTTGCCTCTGCTGCCATAATCGGATTTATGGGTCCAATATCAGCAATAGGGGCTATCCTCACCGGTATTGACTATAGTGGCCTTGATCACATAATGGTTCTTGCTTGTGGTGGATTGTTCCCTAGCTTTGTAACTATAGTTAAAAGAGCACTTAGTTTGGATAAGAGGAAGAGCACATGTGGCCTCATTCTCGGTATGGGGTTTGCTACTCTCTGTCTAACTTTCACTAGGTTGGTTTGCTTGCATACACCTTACTGCAATTCTGCACCTGAAGCTGTAAGATAA
- the LOC107639736 gene encoding putative zinc transporter At3g08650 isoform X1 translates to MLHMAPNLKLRLCVTLLFLVLSVLLFVISNAESEGVSQIVRSAPDKDVGANVFDGTGEGSFKFEDGNTMKTNRKGGNNRVSISTVALFTLAMAAATGLGAVPFFFVELDPQWAGLCNGMAAGVMLAASFDLIQEGQEFGAGNWVVTGILSGGIFIWLCKKFLEQYGDVSMLDLKGADAAKVVLVIGIMTLHSFGEGSGVGVSFAGSKGFSQGLLVTLAIAVHNIPEGLAVSMVLASRGVSPQNAMLWSVITSLPQPIVAVPSFICADAFSKFLPFCTGFAAGCMIWMVVAEVLPDAFKEASASQVASAATLSVAFMEALSTLFQNFTHDYNSEDASGFFVSLLFGLGPLLGGVILVAFALAFHLQHALLMGTGCGIAFVLGAWRPMQLILSLKLGLIPIMLLLAMGAALVHFISSSVLKMASKKTSGGDLPTLTGFPLSVHTLQSFISCGTVAFHALAEGLALGVAAPKAYGLGRHMVLPVSLHGLPRGAAVASCIFGATDSWHGSLASAAIIGFMGPISAIGAILTGIDYSGLDHIMVLACGGLFPSFVTIVKRALSLDKRKSTCGLILGMGFATLCLTFTRLVCLHTPYCNSAPEAVR, encoded by the exons ATGTTGCACATGGCTCCAAATCTGAAGCTTAGGTTATGCGTTACCTTGTTGTTTTTAGTCTTAAGCGTTCTTCTGTTTGTCATTTCAAACGCCGAATCTGAAGGAGTTTCACAAATAGTTAGATCTGCCCCGGATAAGGATGTAGGAGCCAATGTATTTGATGGAACTGGTGAGGGTTCCTTTAAGTTTGAGGATGGTAATACTATGAAGACTAATAGGAAGGGTGGAAATAATAGAGTTTCTATTTCTACGGTCGCATTATTTACATTGGCGATGGCAGCTGCCACTGGTTTAGGTGCTGTGCCCTTCTTCTTTGTGGAGCTTGATCCGCAGTGGGCTGGATTGTGCAATGGAATGGCTGCAGGTGTCATGTTAGCTGCAAGCTTTGACCTCATACAGGAAGGGCAGGAATTTGGCGCGGGAAATTGGGTTGTCACTGGGATTCTATCTGGAGGAATCTTTATTTGGCTATGCAAGAAG TTTCTTGAGCAATATGGGGATGTAAGCATGCTGGATTTAAAAGGTGCAGATGCAGCTAAAGTTGTTCTTGTGATTGGAATAATGACTCTCCATTCTTTTGGGGAGGGATCTGGGGTTGGCGTCTCTTTTGCTGGCTCAAAGGGTTTTTCTCAAGGCCTGTTGGTAACTTTGGCTATTGCTGTCCACAACATCCCAGAGGGATTAGCGGTGAGCATGGTGCTGGCATCAAGGGGTGTCTCTCCACAAAATGCTATGTTGTGGAGTGTAATCACTTCTTTACCTCAG CCAATTGTAGCTGTTCCTTCATTTATTTGTGCTGATGCATTCAGCAAGTTCCTTCCTTTTTGTACGGGATTTGCTGCTGGATGCATGATTTGGATGGTTGTTGCAGAAGTTCTTCCTGATGCATTCAAG GAAGCCTCAGCTTCACAGGTTGCATCGGCGGCAACCCTTTCTGTAGCATTCATGGAAGCTCTCAGCACCTTATTTCAGAATTTCACTCATGACTACAA CTCTGAGGATGCTTCTGGCTTCTTTGTCTCACTACTTTTTGGCCTGGGGCCATTACTTGGTGGAGTTATCCTGGTTGCATTTGCTCTTGCATTTCATCTCCAGCATGCTCTCCTTATGGGCACGGGTTGTGGCATTGCCTTTGTTCTTGGAGCCTGGCGACCAATGCAGCTTATTTTGTCTTTGAAATTAGGACTTATTCCCATTATGTTACTCCTTGCAATGGGGGCTGCATTGGTCCATTTTATCTCCTCAAGTGTATTGAAGATGGCATCTAAAAAGACCTCGGGTGGTGACTTGCCTACACTTACAGGTTTTCCACTTAGTGTTCACACCCTTCAATCATTCATATCATGCGGCACAGTCGCTTTTCACGCATTAGCAGAAGGACTAGCATTGGGAGTGGCTGCACCAAAAGCATACGGACTTGGTCGTCACATGGTCCTTCCGGTCTCCCTACATGGGCTCCCTCGAGGCGCAGCTGTGGCTAGCTGCATCTTCGGTGCCACAGATAGCTGGCATGGTTCCCTTGCCTCTGCTGCCATAATCGGATTTATGGGTCCAATATCAGCAATAGGGGCTATCCTCACCGGTATTGACTATAGTGGCCTTGATCACATAATGGTTCTTGCTTGTGGTGGATTGTTCCCTAGCTTTGTAACTATAGTTAAAAGAGCACTTAGTTTGGATAAGAGGAAGAGCACATGTGGCCTCATTCTCGGTATGGGGTTTGCTACTCTCTGTCTAACTTTCACTAGGTTGGTTTGCTTGCATACACCTTACTGCAATTCTGCACCTGAAGCTGTAAGATAA
- the LOC107639736 gene encoding putative zinc transporter At3g08650 isoform X2, with amino-acid sequence MLHMAPNLKLRLCVTLLFLVLSVLLFVISNAESEGVSQIVRSAPDKDVGANVFDGTGEGSFKFEDGNTMKTNRKGGNNRVSISTVALFTLAMAAATGLGAVPFFFVELDPQWAGLCNGMAAGVMLAASFDLIQEGQEFGAGNWVVTGILSGGIFIWLCKKFLEQYGDVSMLDLKGADAAKVVLVIGIMTLHSFGEGSGVGVSFAGSKGFSQGLLVTLAIAVHNIPEGLAVSMVLASRGVSPQNAMLWSVITSLPQEASASQVASAATLSVAFMEALSTLFQNFTHDYNSEDASGFFVSLLFGLGPLLGGVILVAFALAFHLQHALLMGTGCGIAFVLGAWRPMQLILSLKLGLIPIMLLLAMGAALVHFISSSVLKMASKKTSGGDLPTLTGFPLSVHTLQSFISCGTVAFHALAEGLALGVAAPKAYGLGRHMVLPVSLHGLPRGAAVASCIFGATDSWHGSLASAAIIGFMGPISAIGAILTGIDYSGLDHIMVLACGGLFPSFVTIVKRALSLDKRKSTCGLILGMGFATLCLTFTRLVCLHTPYCNSAPEAVR; translated from the exons ATGTTGCACATGGCTCCAAATCTGAAGCTTAGGTTATGCGTTACCTTGTTGTTTTTAGTCTTAAGCGTTCTTCTGTTTGTCATTTCAAACGCCGAATCTGAAGGAGTTTCACAAATAGTTAGATCTGCCCCGGATAAGGATGTAGGAGCCAATGTATTTGATGGAACTGGTGAGGGTTCCTTTAAGTTTGAGGATGGTAATACTATGAAGACTAATAGGAAGGGTGGAAATAATAGAGTTTCTATTTCTACGGTCGCATTATTTACATTGGCGATGGCAGCTGCCACTGGTTTAGGTGCTGTGCCCTTCTTCTTTGTGGAGCTTGATCCGCAGTGGGCTGGATTGTGCAATGGAATGGCTGCAGGTGTCATGTTAGCTGCAAGCTTTGACCTCATACAGGAAGGGCAGGAATTTGGCGCGGGAAATTGGGTTGTCACTGGGATTCTATCTGGAGGAATCTTTATTTGGCTATGCAAGAAG TTTCTTGAGCAATATGGGGATGTAAGCATGCTGGATTTAAAAGGTGCAGATGCAGCTAAAGTTGTTCTTGTGATTGGAATAATGACTCTCCATTCTTTTGGGGAGGGATCTGGGGTTGGCGTCTCTTTTGCTGGCTCAAAGGGTTTTTCTCAAGGCCTGTTGGTAACTTTGGCTATTGCTGTCCACAACATCCCAGAGGGATTAGCGGTGAGCATGGTGCTGGCATCAAGGGGTGTCTCTCCACAAAATGCTATGTTGTGGAGTGTAATCACTTCTTTACCTCAG GAAGCCTCAGCTTCACAGGTTGCATCGGCGGCAACCCTTTCTGTAGCATTCATGGAAGCTCTCAGCACCTTATTTCAGAATTTCACTCATGACTACAA CTCTGAGGATGCTTCTGGCTTCTTTGTCTCACTACTTTTTGGCCTGGGGCCATTACTTGGTGGAGTTATCCTGGTTGCATTTGCTCTTGCATTTCATCTCCAGCATGCTCTCCTTATGGGCACGGGTTGTGGCATTGCCTTTGTTCTTGGAGCCTGGCGACCAATGCAGCTTATTTTGTCTTTGAAATTAGGACTTATTCCCATTATGTTACTCCTTGCAATGGGGGCTGCATTGGTCCATTTTATCTCCTCAAGTGTATTGAAGATGGCATCTAAAAAGACCTCGGGTGGTGACTTGCCTACACTTACAGGTTTTCCACTTAGTGTTCACACCCTTCAATCATTCATATCATGCGGCACAGTCGCTTTTCACGCATTAGCAGAAGGACTAGCATTGGGAGTGGCTGCACCAAAAGCATACGGACTTGGTCGTCACATGGTCCTTCCGGTCTCCCTACATGGGCTCCCTCGAGGCGCAGCTGTGGCTAGCTGCATCTTCGGTGCCACAGATAGCTGGCATGGTTCCCTTGCCTCTGCTGCCATAATCGGATTTATGGGTCCAATATCAGCAATAGGGGCTATCCTCACCGGTATTGACTATAGTGGCCTTGATCACATAATGGTTCTTGCTTGTGGTGGATTGTTCCCTAGCTTTGTAACTATAGTTAAAAGAGCACTTAGTTTGGATAAGAGGAAGAGCACATGTGGCCTCATTCTCGGTATGGGGTTTGCTACTCTCTGTCTAACTTTCACTAGGTTGGTTTGCTTGCATACACCTTACTGCAATTCTGCACCTGAAGCTGTAAGATAA